Proteins from a genomic interval of Rosa chinensis cultivar Old Blush chromosome 2, RchiOBHm-V2, whole genome shotgun sequence:
- the LOC112183900 gene encoding probable vacuolar amino acid transporter YPQ2: MPLSYCIAERKPCVRWVEKYFKDCLCNLRDDFSFGFGLVSLVCWGVAEIPQIITNFQTKSSHGVSLAFLLTWVAGDVFNLVGCLLEPATLPTQYYTALLYTTSTVVLVLQSVYYDYFYTWWKCGKVTVNQVAQDEEEDSRKPLNPKLVDSGVPIPSASPKATPRREFYYTSARSMAGSGTPPFRTYMKVARSGPSTLAIDSDSSSEDESAPVASKKSDRTSQPRPIPRSVGYGAFLATSLNLPFGSKGMTQVLYIGITGRKLLQEHSVEHSVYGQWLGWLMAAIYMGGRLPQIWLNIKRGSVEGLNPLMFVFALVANVTYVASILVRTIEWDNIKANMPWLLDAAVCVVLDLFIILQYMYYRYWRKRTTSGDEEDNIYYK; encoded by the exons atgccACTGTCTTATTGCATAGCAGAGAGAAAGCCATGCGTGCGTTGGGTTGAGAAATACTTCAAGGACTGCCTCTGCAACCTCCGCGACGACTTCTCCTTCGGTTTCGGGCTTGTCAGCTTAGTCTGTTGGGGAGTTGCAGAAATCCCTCAGATAATCACCAACTTTCAGACTAAGTCAAGCCATGGAGTCTCTCTTGCTTTTCTCCTCACTTGGGTTGCCGG GGATGTGTTTAATCTGGTGGGTTGTCTTCTGGAACCAGCAACT TTGCCTACCCAGTACTACACAGCTCTG CTTTACACAACAAGCACTGTAGTGTTGGTATTGCAGAGCGTGTACTACGATTACTTCTATACATGGTGGAAATGTGGCAAAGTCACAGTTAACCAAGTGGCACAA gatgaagaagaagattccaGAAAACCATTGAATCCAAAGTTGGTTGATTCAGGCGTCCCAATACCGAGTGCTTCACCCAAAGCCACTCCTAGAAGGGAGTTCTACTATAC GTCAGCTAGATCGATGGCGGGTAGTGGCACTCCGCCGTTTCGAACGTATATGAAGGTAGCCAGAAGTGGTCCTTCTACATTGGCAATAGACAGTGACTCATCTTCGGAGGACGAGTCGGCTCCAGTTGCATCCAAAAAATCTGATAGGACTTCCCAACCCAGGCCAATTCCAAGATCG GTAGGTTATGGGGCATTTTTAGCTACATCACTTAACTTGCCCTTCGGAAGCAAGGGAATGACACAAGTATTATACATAGGAATTACTGGGAGGAAGCTATTGCAG GAACACTCGGTGGAGCATAGTGTTTATGGGCAATGGTTGGGGTGGCTGATGGCTGCTATATACATGGGCGGTCGACTACCTCAGATTTGGTTAAAC ATTAAAAGAGGGAGTGTGGAG GGCTTGAATCCTCTAATGTTCGTCTTTGCATTGGTTGCAAATGTTACTTATGTGGCCAG CATACTTGTAAGAACAATCGAGTGGGATAACATTAAAGCCAATATGCCATGGTTGCTCGATGCTGCAGTTTGCGTGGTGCTCGACTTATTT ATAATACTGCAGTACATGTATTACAGATACTGGAGGAAGAGGACTACTAGTGGTGATGAGGAAGACAATATATACTACAAGTAA
- the LOC112187940 gene encoding probable calcium-binding protein CML41, whose protein sequence is MAAIANDIQRNSKSSKWFASKSLKLSFPRRRSSSKSISSPSTSPTSPFSPLTTATTPRHTNREDEFREVFRYFDGDGDGKISATELRAYFGSTGEYMSYEEAETVIKELDSDGDSLLNFEDFLQLMKKEGGKDEDLKRAFEMFELEKGFITPRSLQRMLHRLGDTKSYDECATMIQVYDTDGNGVLDFNEFHRMMA, encoded by the exons ATGGCAGCAATAGCCAATGATATTCAGAGAAACTCCAAATCTTCCAAATGGTTTGCTAGCAAGAGTCTCAAGCTCAGCTTCCCTCGTCGCCGATCATCGTCGAAGTCCATCTCATCGCCTTCAACCTCTCCCACCTCCCCTTTCTCTCCGTTAACTACCGCTACCACTCCAAGACATACCAACAG GGAAGATGAGTTCAGAGAAGTATTTCGCTATTTCGAcggagatggagatggaaaaATTTCGGCCACGGAGCTGAGAGCTTATTTTGGGTCCACAGGGGAGTACATGTCGTATGAAGAGGCCGAGACTGTGATCAAGGAGCTCGATTCCGACGGGGACAGTCTGTTAAACTTTGAGGATTTTCTTCAGCTGATGAAGAAGGAAGGCGGCAAGGACGAGGATCTGAAGAGGGCTTTCGAGATGTTTGAACTGGAGAAAGGGTTCATAACCCCAAGAAGCTTGCAGAGGATGTTGCACAGACTCGGAGACACCAAGTCCTATGATGAGTGTGCGACTATGATCCAAGTTTATGATACTGATGGGAATGGGGTGCTTGATTTTAACGAGTTTCATCGAATGATGGCTTAA